A genomic region of Gossypium hirsutum isolate 1008001.06 chromosome D01, Gossypium_hirsutum_v2.1, whole genome shotgun sequence contains the following coding sequences:
- the LOC107921137 gene encoding protein ROOT HAIR SPECIFIC 17: protein MLMLKNLKQLIFSVEMKKKKRERNNNNILLQASNELFIGLNVILWRKRHRLFSLISAVSGCLLLLLFAFSVFTPPPTATDHFLSHHPSAVKKTEVVESNFDMVLQVPASGGTLGRDLWSSSQSKFYYGCSNASKSFQSADMKTHPNRYLMIATSGGLNQQRTGIIDAVVVAYILNATLVIPKLDQHSYWKDTSGFAEIFNVDWFISSLSRDVEIIKELPRNEGKAWIPRSMRVPRKCNSKCYQIRVLPVLNKKHAVELTKFDYRLSNRLETDLQKLRCRVNYQALRFTDSILELGKILVERMRMKAKQFIALHLRFEPDMLAFSGCYYGGGEKERGELGAIRKRWKTLHVSNPEKVRRHGRCPLTPEEVGLMLRALGFGSDVHIYVASGEVYRGEETLAPLKALFPNFHSKETIATKEELAPFSSFSGRMAALDYIVCDESDVFVTNNNGNMARILAGRRRYFGHKPTIRPNAKKLYKLFLDRNNMTWDEFASKVRTYQIGFMGEPKEVKPGKGEFHENPDSCICQANGLKTPQEDDENSKERKEGAEVSDEQQQQPQPLEEDPDWTDIFYLDKELPDVITKQEHTEVEGFFSD from the exons ATGCTGATGCTGAAGAATCTGAAACAGCTTATTTTTTCCgtggaaatgaagaaaaagaagagggaaCGTAACAATAACAACATCCTTCTTCAAGCCTCCAATGAGTTGTTCATCGGACTTAACGTCATTCTATGGCGTAAACGCCACCGTCTCTTCTCCCTCATCTCCGCCGTCTCCGGTTGTTTACTTCTCTTACTCTTTGCCTTCTCCGTCTTCACTCCTCCTCCTACCGCCACCGACCACTTCCTTTCTCACCACCCCTCC GCGGTGAAGAAAACAGAGGTTGTGGAGTCTAATTTTGATATGGTGCTTCAAGTTCCG GCAAGTGGAGGAACTTTAGGTCGTGATTTATGGAGTTCGAGCCAATCAAAGTTCTACTATGGATGCAGCAATGCCTCTAAGAGCTTTCAAT CTGCTGATATGAAAACACATCCCAACCGATACTTGATGATCGCTACCAGTGGAGGGTTAAATCAACAGAGAACAGGG ATAATAGACGCTGTTGTTGTAGCATATATTTTGAATGCAACTCTGGTCATACCCAAGCTGGATCAGCATTCTTACTGGAAAGATACCAG TGGGTTTGCTGAAATATTCAATGTTGACTGGTTCATTTCATCTCTCTCTCGAGATGTTGAAATCATCAAAGAGTTACCACGAAATGAAGGTAAAGCTTGGATTCCTCGTAGCATGCGTGTTCCAAGGAAATGCAATTCAAAATGCTATCAGATTCGTGTTCTACCTGTTCTAAATAAAAAACAT GCTGTTGAGCTTACCAAGTTTGATTATAGACTTTCAAATAGGTTGGAGACAGATTTACAAAAGCTCAGATGTAGGGTGAACTACCAAGCTCTAAGATTCACAGATTCAATTCTTGAACTGGGAAAAATCTTGGTTGAAAGGATGAGGATGAAAGCTAAGCAGTTTATTGCCTTGCACTTGAG GTTTGAACCTGATATGCTTGCATTTTCTGGATGTTATTATGGTGGCGGAGAAAAAGAAAGGGGGGAACTGGGTGCAATCCGGAAGAGATGGAAAactttacat GTGAGCAACCCTGAAAAGGTCAGAAGGCATGGAAGATGCCCGCTGACACCAGAGGAAGTTGGTCTAATGCTAAGAGCATTGGGCTTTGGCAGTGATGTTCACATTTATGTGGCGTCAGGTGAAGTATATAGAGGGGAAGAGACACTGGCACCACTAAAAGCACTCTTCCCTAATTTCCATTCAAAAGAGACTATAGCCACCAAGGAAGAATTGGcaccattttcatcattttcgGGTCGCATGGCAGCACTGGATTACATTGTTTGTGATGAAAGTGATGTTTTTGTCACAAACAATAATGGAAACATGGCTCGGATTTTAGCTGGTCGAAG GAGATACTTTGGGCACAAACCAACAATCCGACCAAACGCCAAGAAACTGTATAAACTGTTCTTGGACCGAAATAACATGACATGGGACGAGTTTGCCTCTAAGGTTCGAACATATCAGATTGGGTTCATGGGGGAACCGAAAGAAGTGAAACCTGGCAAGGGTGAGTTTCATGAAAACCCAGATAGCTGCATATGTCAGGCAAACGGACTTAAAACTCCTCAAGAAGACGATGAAAATAGTAAAGAGAGGAAGGAGGGTGCAGAAGTGAGTGAtgaacaacaacaacaaccaCAGCCCCTTGAGGAGGATCCAGATTGGACCGACATTTTTTATTTAGATAAGGAGTTGCCTGATGTGATAACCAAACAAGAACATACTGAAGTGGAAGGGTTCTTTTCAGACTAA